One region of Qipengyuania sp. SS22 genomic DNA includes:
- the fliE gene encoding flagellar hook-basal body complex protein FliE, with product MNPVGGVGGGGSIEQIIALRQQIIDRSKVLQDLHQPQPAAPTEGPTSAPSFGDTLRTALDNVNAVQSESGRVTAAYERGEETDIAKVMLARQEAGVAFEATLQVRNKLLAAYQETMRMGV from the coding sequence ATGAACCCCGTAGGCGGCGTTGGCGGCGGCGGTTCGATCGAACAGATCATCGCGCTGCGCCAGCAGATCATCGACCGGTCCAAGGTCCTTCAGGACCTGCACCAGCCACAACCCGCGGCCCCGACCGAGGGGCCGACCTCGGCACCCAGCTTCGGCGATACGCTCCGCACCGCGCTCGACAATGTGAACGCGGTCCAGAGCGAATCCGGCCGGGTAACCGCGGCGTACGAACGCGGCGAGGAAACCGATATCGCCAAGGTGATGCTGGCCCGACAGGAAGCCGGGGTCGCCTTCGAAGCCACGCTCCAGGTCCGCAACAAGCTGCTTGCTGCGTATCAGGAAACCATGCGGATGGGGGTCTAA
- a CDS encoding arsenate reductase ArsC has product MRERYNVLFLCTGNSARSVLGEALLNKLGGGRFRAFSAGSDPRGAVHPMTIEVLDSFGYPTADLHSKNWDVFTGADAPEFDFIFTVCDNAAGESCPVWPGKPLTAHWGVEDPAAVEGDGQRAAFVDALSYLKRRIELFLMLPHAGLDELAMKGKLATIGREAGASARARGAE; this is encoded by the coding sequence ATGCGCGAACGCTACAATGTCCTGTTTCTTTGCACCGGCAATTCGGCCCGCTCGGTGCTTGGCGAGGCACTGCTGAACAAGCTTGGCGGAGGGCGCTTTCGCGCCTTCAGCGCCGGGAGCGACCCCAGGGGCGCGGTACATCCGATGACGATCGAGGTGCTGGACAGCTTCGGCTATCCGACCGCCGACCTGCATTCGAAGAACTGGGACGTCTTTACCGGTGCCGATGCGCCCGAGTTCGATTTCATCTTCACCGTATGTGACAATGCCGCGGGCGAAAGCTGTCCGGTCTGGCCCGGCAAGCCGCTCACCGCGCATTGGGGCGTCGAAGACCCCGCGGCAGTCGAAGGCGACGGCCAGCGTGCGGCCTTCGTCGATGCGCTGAGCTATCTCAAGCGGCGGATCGAACTGTTCCTGATGCTGCCCCATGCCGGGCTCGACGAGCTGGCGATGAAAGGCAAGCTTGCCACCATTGGCCGCGAAGCAGGCGCCAGCGCCAGGGCGCGCGGCGCCGAATGA
- a CDS encoding glycosyltransferase family 2 protein: MGNLLSIDSWTGDFLAERNLVSARQLNEASELAARWGSNLADVMLTKNWIEPEDYYRALADRFSVEQVDLEKDPLDPDLLEVAEVANYMRELAVPWRCEDGVTTIVTSRPGPELILYARRKWGASVKIGIASKKQIQQAVQSVFSERFLHAAVFDLAEHDPVMSAQTVFTPVQLVVGWAMLSAFALGLALAPISTLIALNIVMTLFYLGNFLFKTVLIWAGGKHQHASERQMDAAVGLLRDEDLPVYTVLVPMFREPDVLPILANALRELDYPTSRLDIKIVLEEGDQLTIDAATALGLEDIFEIILVPPAQPQTKPKACNYALQFARGDYLVIYDAEDKPEPDQLKKVVVTFDRSPANVACVQCRLNYFNREENWLTRLFTLDYSLWFDLMLPGLEKLKVPIPLGGTSNHFRMDVLRELRAWDPFNVTEDADLGIRLTQKGYEVRLVASTTFEEANVSQSNWIRQRSRWIKGYMQTMLVHTRRPVHLVKSIGVLGLLGFIFFIGGTMLSGLLNPVFWAIFVLWLLTETGLFDPLFPPVLLYLSVFNLLAGNGLFIFVMMLAPFRRNWLSLVPYSLTVFWYWVLMSIAAWKGAWQLITKPFYWEKTEHGLSKHTAAEVSKAQASQAAG; the protein is encoded by the coding sequence GTGGGCAACCTTCTCTCGATCGACAGTTGGACCGGTGACTTCCTCGCCGAACGTAACCTCGTCTCGGCACGGCAGCTGAACGAGGCGAGCGAACTGGCTGCGCGGTGGGGGTCCAATCTCGCCGATGTCATGCTGACCAAGAACTGGATCGAGCCGGAGGACTATTACCGCGCACTCGCCGACCGGTTCAGCGTTGAACAGGTCGATCTGGAGAAGGACCCGCTCGATCCCGACCTCCTCGAGGTCGCGGAAGTCGCCAACTACATGCGCGAACTCGCAGTGCCCTGGCGGTGTGAGGACGGGGTGACGACGATCGTCACGTCGCGTCCGGGGCCCGAGCTGATCCTCTATGCCCGCCGCAAATGGGGCGCGAGCGTCAAGATTGGCATCGCTTCGAAGAAGCAGATCCAGCAGGCGGTGCAGAGCGTCTTTTCCGAACGTTTCCTGCACGCCGCGGTATTCGATCTGGCCGAACACGATCCGGTGATGTCGGCGCAGACCGTGTTTACGCCGGTCCAGTTGGTTGTCGGCTGGGCGATGTTGAGCGCGTTTGCGCTGGGGCTGGCGCTGGCCCCGATCTCGACGCTGATCGCTCTGAACATCGTGATGACGCTGTTCTACCTCGGCAACTTCCTGTTCAAGACCGTGCTGATCTGGGCGGGTGGCAAGCACCAGCACGCCAGCGAGCGGCAGATGGATGCGGCGGTCGGCCTGCTGCGCGACGAGGACCTGCCGGTCTATACCGTGCTGGTACCGATGTTTCGCGAGCCCGACGTGCTGCCGATCCTCGCCAATGCCTTGCGCGAACTCGACTATCCGACCAGCCGGCTCGACATCAAGATCGTCCTCGAGGAAGGCGACCAGTTGACCATCGATGCCGCCACCGCGCTGGGGCTGGAGGATATTTTCGAGATCATCCTGGTCCCGCCCGCGCAGCCGCAGACCAAGCCCAAGGCGTGCAATTACGCGCTACAATTCGCGCGCGGCGATTACCTCGTCATCTACGATGCCGAGGACAAGCCCGAACCAGACCAACTCAAGAAGGTGGTCGTGACCTTCGACCGCTCGCCCGCCAATGTCGCCTGCGTCCAGTGCCGGTTGAATTACTTCAACCGCGAGGAGAACTGGCTGACGCGCCTGTTCACGCTCGATTATTCGCTGTGGTTCGACCTGATGCTTCCGGGGCTGGAGAAGCTCAAGGTACCGATCCCGCTGGGGGGCACGTCGAACCATTTTCGCATGGATGTGCTGCGCGAATTGCGCGCATGGGACCCGTTCAATGTCACCGAGGATGCCGATCTGGGCATTCGCCTGACGCAGAAGGGCTATGAAGTCCGGCTGGTCGCTTCGACGACCTTCGAGGAAGCCAATGTCTCGCAGTCGAACTGGATCCGGCAGCGTTCGCGCTGGATCAAGGGCTACATGCAGACCATGCTGGTGCATACGCGGCGCCCGGTCCATCTGGTGAAGAGCATCGGTGTGCTCGGGCTGCTGGGTTTCATCTTCTTCATCGGCGGGACCATGCTCTCGGGCCTGCTAAATCCGGTGTTCTGGGCGATATTCGTGCTCTGGCTGCTGACCGAGACCGGGCTGTTCGATCCGCTGTTTCCGCCTGTCCTGCTGTATCTCTCGGTGTTCAACCTGCTGGCGGGGAACGGACTGTTCATCTTCGTGATGATGCTGGCGCCCTTCCGCCGCAACTGGCTGTCGCTGGTGCCCTACAGCCTGACCGTGTTCTGGTACTGGGTGTTGATGTCGATCGCCGCGTGGAAGGGCGCGTGGCAGCTGATCACCAAGCCATTCTACTGGGAAAAGACCGAGCACGGGCTGTCGAAACACACCGCCGCTGAAGTCAGCAAGGCGCAGGCGAGCCAGGCTGCGGGATGA
- a CDS encoding PilZ domain-containing protein produces MLSAAYEPHKDFIGCARAEPRTNMFVMAALVTGNSRETVKVRNMSPGGALIEGQVLPQPDTPCLLHRGDISLEAVVVWITPGKAGIKFRHRANVGLWLPSGRRTQSEVDVAVQTAKAELVAAPVAKVAAPLFSAELSREDVAHTAAAMEALADDLAEDPAVVARFMTKLQTLDIAAQTLRKLADQLP; encoded by the coding sequence ATGTTATCAGCAGCATACGAACCCCATAAAGACTTCATTGGCTGCGCACGCGCGGAGCCGCGGACCAATATGTTCGTCATGGCGGCGCTGGTTACCGGCAATTCGCGCGAGACGGTCAAGGTCCGCAATATGTCGCCCGGCGGCGCCCTGATCGAGGGCCAGGTCCTCCCGCAGCCCGATACCCCCTGCCTGTTGCATCGCGGCGATATCTCACTCGAGGCTGTGGTGGTGTGGATCACGCCCGGCAAGGCAGGGATCAAGTTCCGCCACCGCGCCAATGTCGGCCTATGGCTTCCCTCGGGGCGCCGGACGCAATCAGAAGTCGACGTCGCAGTGCAGACCGCCAAGGCCGAACTGGTCGCCGCTCCGGTGGCCAAGGTCGCCGCCCCGCTGTTCTCTGCCGAACTCAGCCGTGAGGATGTGGCGCATACGGCCGCCGCCATGGAAGCGCTCGCCGACGACCTCGCCGAAGACCCGGCGGTGGTGGCGCGCTTCATGACCAAGCTGCAGACGCTCGACATCGCCGCGCAGACCCTGCGCAAGCTGGCCGATCAACTTCCCTGA
- a CDS encoding response regulator, with product MTEGNQSRILVVDDVRESALITRALLARGNFDQIDIASGGLEALKMCGITPDGEADSTAEHPYQCVVLDIMMPDIDGLEVCARMRLAKGTRDLPILMLTATNDTETLNQAFMAGADDFLTKPIDEMRLLARIRNLLRMRREQERRALREEDLRVQNAALRQGQLTLSLIDPTTNLLKDRVLELVISDCRARGRPAALSLVRIIDYGAYVGAHGQEKGEALLAQVAGMLQAIPAPLAVYLTAYGPGSFMLIHPGASSASELEDWNARAAEAVEQAAIHHGNSIQAEHVALWTRTVWAEPAGLAAAADTIIDRTKQELLERQ from the coding sequence ATGACCGAAGGTAATCAGTCCCGCATCCTCGTGGTCGACGATGTCCGCGAAAGCGCGCTGATCACCCGCGCGCTGCTGGCGCGTGGCAATTTCGACCAGATCGATATTGCCAGCGGCGGCCTGGAAGCTCTCAAGATGTGCGGGATCACTCCCGATGGCGAGGCCGATAGCACCGCCGAACACCCGTACCAGTGCGTGGTCCTCGACATCATGATGCCCGATATCGACGGGCTGGAAGTCTGCGCGCGGATGCGTTTGGCCAAGGGCACGCGCGACCTGCCGATCCTGATGCTCACCGCGACCAACGACACCGAAACGCTCAACCAGGCATTCATGGCGGGTGCGGACGACTTCCTCACCAAACCGATCGACGAGATGCGGCTGCTTGCACGTATCCGGAACCTGTTGCGGATGCGCCGCGAACAGGAACGGCGTGCGCTGCGCGAGGAAGATCTGCGGGTCCAGAACGCCGCGCTGCGGCAGGGCCAGCTGACGCTCAGCCTGATCGATCCAACCACCAATCTGCTCAAGGACCGGGTGCTCGAACTGGTCATCTCCGATTGCCGCGCGCGTGGCCGACCTGCCGCGCTGAGCCTGGTCCGGATTATCGACTATGGGGCCTATGTCGGGGCGCATGGTCAGGAGAAGGGCGAGGCATTGCTGGCGCAGGTGGCGGGCATGTTGCAGGCGATCCCCGCGCCGCTGGCGGTCTATCTGACTGCCTATGGGCCGGGATCGTTCATGCTGATTCATCCCGGCGCATCCTCGGCGAGCGAGCTGGAAGACTGGAACGCGCGGGCTGCCGAAGCGGTCGAACAGGCCGCGATCCACCACGGGAATTCGATCCAGGCCGAGCATGTAGCGCTCTGGACCCGGACCGTATGGGCCGAGCCTGCTGGTCTGGCAGCGGCTGCGGATACGATCATCGACCGGACCAAACAGGAATTGCTGGAGCGACAATGA
- a CDS encoding flagellin, which translates to MNVINTNIGALKAANASNAAGKALGTAMERLSTGKRINSAKDDAAGLAITTSMTSQVRGMNQGIRNANDGISMAQTAEGALSEVTNMLQRQRELTVQASNNTYSADDLANLASEMTALNTQITSVLTNSEFNGQKLFDASAGTAGVVTVQAGANEADAIDIDLSTDLTGDATLTAAAGVDVTALAAGDIALFDDAIKTVSTVRAGLGASQNQLESAVTNLNNNITNLSDARSRIEDTDYSAETTALAKSQILSQASSAMLAQANQSQQNVLSLLR; encoded by the coding sequence ATGAACGTCATCAACACCAATATCGGCGCGCTCAAGGCCGCCAATGCTTCGAATGCCGCGGGCAAGGCCCTCGGAACCGCCATGGAACGCCTGTCGACCGGCAAGCGTATCAACTCCGCCAAGGACGACGCGGCCGGCCTCGCCATCACCACCAGCATGACCTCGCAGGTGCGTGGCATGAACCAGGGTATCCGCAACGCCAATGACGGCATCTCGATGGCGCAGACCGCAGAAGGCGCGCTGAGCGAAGTCACCAACATGCTGCAGCGCCAGCGCGAACTGACGGTTCAGGCGTCGAACAACACCTATTCGGCCGACGACCTCGCCAACCTCGCTTCGGAAATGACCGCGCTGAACACGCAGATCACGAGCGTTCTGACGAACTCCGAGTTCAACGGCCAGAAGCTGTTCGACGCTTCGGCAGGTACTGCCGGTGTCGTGACCGTCCAGGCCGGCGCGAACGAAGCTGATGCGATCGACATCGATCTTTCGACCGACCTTACGGGCGATGCCACGCTGACCGCTGCAGCAGGCGTCGATGTAACGGCCCTCGCCGCTGGCGACATCGCCCTGTTCGACGACGCGATCAAGACGGTGTCGACCGTTCGCGCCGGCCTCGGTGCTTCGCAGAACCAGCTGGAATCGGCTGTCACCAACCTCAACAACAACATCACGAACCTGTCCGACGCACGTTCGCGGATCGAAGACACCGACTACTCGGCTGAAACGACCGCGCTCGCCAAGTCGCAGATCCTGAGCCAGGCTTCGAGCGCGATGCTCGCACAGGCCAACCAGAGCCAGCAGAACGTGCTTTCGCTGCTCCGTTAA
- the arsB gene encoding ACR3 family arsenite efflux transporter encodes MTRTIATPAPAASPLGTFERYLSLWVALAIFAGLALGLVAPGVAGALAGFEYASVNLVVAVLIWAMIYPMMVGVDFASVKDIGRKPKGLVITLVVNWLIKPFTMAALALLFFDYLYAGLMTEGDADQYIAGLIILGAAPCTAMVFVWSQLTRGDPAYTLVQVSVNDLVMIVAFAPIVALLLGVTDIVVPWETLLLAVGLYVVIPLAAGALTRRRVIASHGGDTASVDAFTARLKPWSILGLLATVVLLFAFQAETIVANPLLIALIAIPIIIQSYGIFALAYAAAKAWKVPHDIAAPCALIGTSNFFELAVAVAIGLFGLTSGAALATVVGVLVEVPVMLSLVAFANRTRSSFPAA; translated from the coding sequence ATGACCCGGACGATCGCTACACCCGCCCCGGCGGCCTCGCCGCTCGGCACGTTCGAACGGTATCTGTCGCTCTGGGTGGCGCTGGCTATCTTCGCCGGGCTTGCGCTCGGACTCGTCGCACCCGGAGTGGCGGGGGCGCTTGCCGGCTTCGAATATGCTTCTGTCAATCTGGTCGTCGCGGTGCTGATCTGGGCGATGATCTATCCGATGATGGTGGGCGTCGATTTCGCCAGCGTGAAGGACATCGGGCGCAAGCCCAAGGGGCTGGTAATCACGCTGGTCGTGAACTGGCTGATCAAGCCCTTCACCATGGCCGCGCTGGCGTTGCTGTTCTTCGACTACCTCTATGCCGGGCTGATGACCGAAGGCGATGCCGACCAGTATATCGCCGGGCTGATCATTCTCGGTGCCGCGCCCTGCACCGCCATGGTGTTCGTGTGGTCGCAGCTGACCAGGGGCGATCCCGCCTATACGCTGGTGCAGGTGTCGGTGAACGATCTGGTGATGATCGTCGCCTTCGCGCCCATCGTGGCGCTGTTGCTGGGTGTGACCGATATCGTCGTGCCGTGGGAAACTCTGCTGCTGGCGGTCGGGCTCTATGTCGTGATCCCGCTCGCCGCGGGCGCGCTGACCCGGCGGCGGGTGATCGCAAGCCATGGCGGCGACACGGCTTCGGTCGATGCATTCACCGCGCGGCTCAAGCCATGGTCGATCTTGGGCCTGCTGGCGACGGTGGTGCTGCTGTTCGCCTTCCAGGCCGAAACCATCGTTGCCAACCCGCTGCTGATCGCGCTCATCGCAATTCCGATCATCATCCAGTCCTATGGCATTTTCGCGCTCGCCTATGCCGCGGCCAAGGCATGGAAGGTCCCGCACGACATCGCTGCGCCCTGCGCACTGATCGGCACCTCCAATTTCTTCGAACTGGCCGTGGCGGTCGCTATCGGCCTGTTCGGCCTGACCAGCGGGGCCGCGCTGGCCACCGTGGTCGGCGTGCTGGTCGAAGTCCCCGTTATGCTGTCGCTGGTGGCCTTCGCCAACCGCACACGCAGCAGCTTCCCCGCAGCCTGA
- a CDS encoding glycoside hydrolase family 113, with translation MAGALPGLLASPLAAKARVMQIGVNLIEDPAAPFGSARARQSFANLAEAGATTVALVPFFWQPGASDPALVRGSALPRDRLFLGIKEAARVGLDVLVKPHVWVPERWAGSVVFSSEGDWQSWFDAYATALIDCAETAAEAGADVLSIGTELLQTSARPEWTRLIARAREVFPGRLTYVAHNSAEAQQVGFWNLLDIVTMSSYPSLGAPTDMTSWRRAINGEIGALRALADRHAKPAWLGEIGIRSAADATYKPWESAEERDAAPDPALQARVLRLWLDAAQQGGIDTALVWRWLSDPQGGGPEDTDFTIQNKPAQSLLRRR, from the coding sequence ATGGCGGGCGCGCTGCCGGGCTTGCTTGCGTCGCCGCTCGCCGCGAAAGCGCGGGTCATGCAGATCGGCGTAAACCTGATCGAGGACCCGGCCGCGCCGTTCGGCAGCGCGCGGGCCCGCCAAAGCTTTGCCAATCTGGCGGAGGCGGGTGCCACCACAGTCGCGCTGGTACCGTTCTTCTGGCAACCGGGCGCGAGCGACCCGGCACTGGTCCGGGGCAGCGCGCTCCCGCGCGACCGGCTGTTTCTCGGGATCAAGGAGGCCGCGCGGGTCGGGCTCGATGTGCTGGTCAAACCGCATGTCTGGGTGCCCGAACGCTGGGCGGGGAGCGTGGTGTTCTCCAGCGAGGGCGACTGGCAAAGCTGGTTCGACGCCTATGCAACCGCGCTTATCGACTGCGCCGAAACCGCCGCCGAAGCGGGTGCGGATGTATTGAGCATCGGGACCGAATTGTTGCAGACGAGCGCGCGGCCCGAATGGACGCGGCTGATCGCGCGGGCACGCGAGGTGTTTCCGGGCCGGCTGACCTATGTCGCGCACAATTCCGCCGAGGCGCAGCAGGTGGGCTTCTGGAACCTGCTCGATATCGTGACCATGTCCTCCTACCCGTCGCTGGGCGCGCCAACCGACATGACGTCATGGCGCCGCGCGATAAACGGCGAAATCGGCGCCCTGAGAGCGTTGGCGGATCGTCATGCGAAGCCCGCCTGGCTGGGCGAGATCGGCATCCGTTCGGCCGCCGATGCGACCTACAAGCCATGGGAAAGCGCCGAGGAGCGCGACGCCGCGCCAGATCCGGCGCTGCAGGCGCGTGTCCTCCGTCTCTGGCTCGACGCGGCGCAGCAGGGCGGGATCGATACCGCGCTGGTATGGCGATGGCTCAGCGACCCGCAGGGCGGCGGCCCCGAGGACACCGACTTCACGATCCAGAACAAGCCCGCGCAAAGCCTGCTGCGCCGGCGCTAG
- a CDS encoding sigma-54 interaction domain-containing protein: protein MDGITKTTGFMRVHGTIEARMAGIASSLFMDRPVTLADASDLAASRDARTITVARGETPAIELAGTGGSLTYTDPIAESSIAALVAMTYAGQGPVAADPASLSIIALADRLARTDIPVLINGPTGTGKEVLSTFIHRRSTRADQPFIAVNCAAIPETMLEAMLFGHEKGSFTGANAAGEGFFRAADGGTLLLDEIAEMPLSLQAKLLRALQEGEVVPIGATRPIKVDVRIIACANRDLPHEVAEGRFRADLYYRLNVFPIEMPPLRERRADIAPLAFAMLLRHVAKGDRVPWIGDAAIATLAEYPWPGNVRELENVMRRALLLAQGESEIGPEHIVFDMTARAVEKPAEAQPVAAPEGPAKLSKIVQISEARAIMEALDSVGGHRANAARALGISERTLRYRLASFREAGIAVGAGR from the coding sequence ATGGACGGGATTACGAAAACCACGGGCTTTATGCGCGTGCATGGGACGATCGAGGCACGGATGGCGGGCATTGCGTCCTCGCTCTTCATGGATCGACCGGTTACGCTGGCGGATGCGAGCGACCTCGCGGCCAGCCGCGATGCCCGCACGATCACCGTGGCGCGCGGCGAAACGCCCGCGATCGAACTGGCCGGGACAGGCGGCTCGCTTACTTATACCGACCCGATTGCCGAAAGCAGCATCGCTGCGCTGGTCGCAATGACCTATGCCGGGCAGGGCCCGGTTGCGGCCGATCCGGCGTCGCTGTCGATCATTGCGCTGGCCGACCGGCTCGCGCGGACCGACATTCCGGTGCTGATCAACGGACCCACGGGTACGGGCAAGGAAGTGCTCTCCACTTTCATTCACCGGCGCAGCACCCGCGCGGACCAGCCGTTCATCGCGGTCAATTGCGCGGCGATCCCCGAAACCATGCTCGAGGCCATGCTGTTCGGGCACGAGAAAGGCTCGTTCACCGGCGCCAATGCGGCGGGGGAGGGCTTCTTCCGCGCGGCCGATGGTGGCACGCTGCTGCTCGACGAAATCGCCGAAATGCCGTTGTCGCTCCAGGCGAAGCTGCTGCGTGCGCTGCAGGAAGGCGAAGTGGTGCCGATCGGCGCGACCCGCCCGATCAAGGTCGATGTCCGCATCATCGCCTGCGCCAACCGCGATCTTCCGCATGAAGTGGCCGAGGGCCGCTTCCGCGCCGACCTTTACTATCGCCTCAACGTCTTTCCCATCGAGATGCCGCCGCTGCGCGAACGCCGCGCCGACATCGCACCGCTGGCGTTTGCCATGCTGCTGCGCCACGTCGCCAAGGGCGACCGCGTGCCGTGGATCGGCGATGCCGCGATTGCCACGCTGGCCGAGTATCCCTGGCCGGGCAACGTGCGCGAACTCGAAAACGTCATGCGCCGCGCCTTGCTGCTCGCCCAGGGCGAGAGCGAAATCGGGCCCGAACATATCGTCTTCGACATGACCGCCCGCGCAGTCGAGAAACCGGCCGAAGCGCAGCCCGTGGCCGCGCCCGAAGGTCCGGCCAAGCTGTCGAAGATCGTCCAGATCTCCGAAGCCCGCGCAATCATGGAAGCGCTCGACTCGGTCGGTGGCCACCGCGCCAACGCCGCCCGCGCGCTGGGTATCAGCGAACGCACCCTGCGGTATCGCCTGGCCTCGTTCCGTGAAGCCGGTATCGCCGTGGGAGCAGGCCGATGA
- the arsH gene encoding arsenical resistance protein ArsH encodes MSRIRTLPDPDHLPALRSEFAHRNPALGLGATDPPPRILLLYGSLRERSFSRLAVEEAARLLQWFGCETRIFDPSDLPLPDQVEYDDHPAVHELRELSLWSEGQVWCSPERHGQVTGILKAQIDHLPLAIQGRRPTQGRTLAVMQVSAGSQSFNTINTLRVLGRWMRMVTIPNQSSIAKAYMEFDEDGRMKPSSYYDRIVDVMEELVRFTVLMRPHAEQMVDRYSERKDQDQPVATHVEKAGLARG; translated from the coding sequence ATGTCCCGCATCCGTACCCTCCCCGATCCCGATCACCTGCCTGCGCTGCGCAGCGAATTTGCCCATCGTAATCCCGCACTGGGACTTGGCGCGACCGACCCGCCGCCGCGGATCCTGTTGCTTTACGGGTCGCTGCGCGAACGGTCCTTTTCGCGGCTCGCGGTGGAGGAGGCGGCGCGGCTGCTGCAATGGTTCGGCTGCGAGACGCGCATTTTCGACCCGTCGGACCTGCCGCTCCCCGACCAGGTCGAATATGACGACCACCCGGCGGTGCATGAATTGCGCGAATTGTCGCTATGGTCCGAAGGGCAGGTGTGGTGCAGCCCCGAACGCCACGGGCAGGTCACCGGTATCCTCAAGGCGCAAATCGACCATTTGCCGCTGGCCATCCAGGGCCGCCGCCCGACCCAGGGGCGCACGCTGGCGGTGATGCAGGTTTCCGCCGGATCGCAGAGCTTCAACACGATCAACACCTTGCGCGTACTTGGCCGGTGGATGCGCATGGTCACGATCCCCAACCAGTCGTCGATCGCCAAGGCCTATATGGAATTCGACGAGGACGGCCGGATGAAGCCTTCGAGCTATTACGACCGCATCGTCGACGTGATGGAGGAACTGGTCCGCTTTACCGTACTGATGCGCCCCCATGCCGAGCAAATGGTCGACCGCTATTCGGAACGCAAGGACCAGGACCAGCCGGTGGCGACGCATGTCGAGAAGGCGGGGCTCGCCCGCGGCTGA